A window from Mesorhizobium sp. WSM2240 encodes these proteins:
- the tnpB gene encoding IS66 family insertion sequence element accessory protein TnpB (TnpB, as the term is used for proteins encoded by IS66 family insertion elements, is considered an accessory protein, since TnpC, encoded by a neighboring gene, is a DDE family transposase.), with the protein MIPVPTGVRVWLATGHTDMRCGCPSLALRVQEILKKDPLSGHIFCFRGKRGDLLKIIWHDGQGSCLFTRRLERGRYIWPSLADGSVTISTAQLSYLLSGIDWRNPQETWRPTRVG; encoded by the coding sequence ATGATCCCGGTTCCGACGGGGGTGCGGGTGTGGTTGGCGACGGGACACACCGACATGCGCTGCGGTTGTCCGAGCCTTGCTCTACGGGTGCAGGAGATCTTGAAGAAGGATCCGCTGAGCGGTCATATTTTTTGCTTTCGCGGTAAAAGAGGTGATCTCCTGAAGATCATTTGGCATGATGGGCAAGGATCGTGCCTGTTCACGAGGCGTCTTGAGCGTGGCCGCTACATCTGGCCCTCTCTGGCGGACGGAAGCGTTACGATATCGACGGCGCAGTTGAGCTATCTCCTGTCCGGGATCGATTGGCGCAACCCTCAGGAAACCTGGCGTCCGACGCGGGTCGGCTAG